The following proteins are encoded in a genomic region of Falsibacillus pallidus:
- a CDS encoding response regulator transcription factor, translating into MSKKVLVVEDEQSISTLLKYNLEQAGFDALTAADGEEGIEMAISHKPDLMILDLMLPRLDGIEVCKQLRQKKIMTPILMLTAKDDEFDKVLGLELGADDYMTKPFSPREVIARVKAILRRSQVQSELMEEQEEEKPSIKIGDLTIYPEQYEAYFEEKLLEFTPKEFELLLFLSRNKGRVLTREQLLSSVWNYDFAGDTRIVDVHISHLREKIEINSKKPAYIKTIRGLGYKLEEPKS; encoded by the coding sequence ATGTCAAAAAAGGTTTTGGTAGTAGAAGATGAACAATCAATTTCCACACTTCTTAAGTACAATCTTGAACAGGCTGGATTTGATGCATTGACAGCGGCTGATGGCGAGGAAGGAATCGAAATGGCCATTTCGCATAAACCGGATTTGATGATTTTGGATTTAATGCTTCCACGCTTGGACGGAATTGAAGTCTGCAAGCAATTGAGGCAGAAAAAAATCATGACGCCGATATTGATGCTGACGGCCAAAGATGATGAATTTGATAAAGTCCTTGGTTTGGAACTTGGGGCGGATGACTATATGACAAAACCTTTCAGTCCAAGGGAAGTCATTGCAAGGGTGAAAGCCATCCTTCGCAGGTCGCAGGTTCAGTCTGAACTCATGGAAGAGCAGGAAGAAGAGAAGCCGAGCATTAAAATCGGTGATTTGACTATTTATCCGGAACAGTATGAAGCCTATTTTGAGGAAAAACTATTAGAATTCACCCCGAAAGAGTTCGAACTATTATTATTTTTGTCTAGAAATAAAGGGAGGGTGCTGACAAGGGAACAGCTGTTAAGTTCCGTATGGAATTATGATTTCGCCGGAGACACTAGAATCGTGGATGTACACATCAGTCACCTGCGTGAAAAGATTGAAATCAATTCCAAGAAGCCTGCCTATATAAAAACGATCCGTGGACTGGGCTATAAGCTTGAGGAGCCGAAATCTTAA
- the ytaF gene encoding sporulation membrane protein YtaF: protein MEFSLSLILLALAVSLDNFSTGLTYGLRKMHIPVKSIIIIACCSAASLLAAMLLGNLVESFLSPHIANQAGGFILVMLGAWVLFQFFRQDQQQEEEKTLINFEIRSLGVVIQILKKPTSADFDQSGTITGIEALMLGVALSLDAFGAGFGAAMLGYSPFILALTVAVMSLLFVTSGMKIGKIFSHVSWVQRMSFLPGILLILIGILKI from the coding sequence ATGGAATTCTCACTATCACTGATATTGCTGGCTCTTGCAGTCAGCCTCGATAATTTCAGCACAGGTCTTACCTATGGACTGAGAAAGATGCATATTCCTGTAAAATCCATTATCATCATTGCCTGCTGTTCTGCTGCTTCATTGTTGGCAGCCATGCTTTTAGGCAATTTAGTGGAATCCTTCCTTTCCCCTCATATCGCCAATCAGGCAGGAGGTTTTATCCTTGTAATGCTTGGGGCGTGGGTGCTGTTCCAGTTTTTTCGCCAGGATCAGCAGCAGGAAGAAGAAAAAACACTTATTAATTTTGAAATCCGTTCTCTTGGAGTGGTCATCCAGATCTTAAAAAAACCGACGAGTGCAGACTTTGACCAATCCGGCACCATTACCGGAATCGAGGCGCTGATGCTGGGAGTCGCACTGTCACTTGATGCTTTTGGAGCAGGATTTGGAGCTGCCATGCTCGGCTATTCTCCATTCATCCTCGCTTTGACTGTTGCGGTCATGAGCTTATTATTCGTGACCAGCGGAATGAAAATCGGAAAGATATTCTCCCACGTCAGCTGGGTTCAAAGAATGTCTTTTTTACCTGGGATTTTGCTTATATTAATAGGAATCTTAAAAATTTAG
- the mdh gene encoding malate dehydrogenase, whose protein sequence is MSIKRRKISIIGGGFTGATTAFLLAQKELGDVVLVDIPQMENPTKGKALDMLEASPVQGFDAKITGTANYEDTKDSNIVVITAGIARKPGMSRDDLVQTNQKIMKSVAKEIAKYSPDCLIIVLTNPVDAMTYTVFKESGFPKNRVVGQSGVLDTARFRTFAAEELNLSVKDVTGFVLGGHGDDMVPLVRYSYAGGIPLEKLIPKDRLDAIVERTRKGGGEIVNLLGSGSAYYAPAAALAEMCEAVLKDQRRVLPAIAYLEGEYGFKGIYLGVPTIMGGNGLEKIIELDLTEDERAALAKSAESVKNVMSSLSRE, encoded by the coding sequence ATGTCAATCAAGCGCAGAAAGATTTCGATCATCGGTGGAGGATTCACTGGAGCGACTACGGCTTTCTTACTTGCACAAAAAGAACTTGGCGATGTCGTACTGGTGGATATTCCTCAAATGGAAAATCCGACGAAAGGAAAGGCTTTGGATATGCTTGAGGCAAGTCCGGTCCAAGGGTTTGATGCGAAAATCACCGGTACAGCCAATTATGAGGATACAAAGGATTCTAATATTGTTGTCATCACTGCCGGTATTGCAAGGAAGCCTGGAATGAGCCGCGATGATTTGGTGCAGACAAACCAAAAAATCATGAAATCCGTGGCAAAAGAGATTGCCAAGTATTCCCCAGACTGTCTGATTATCGTTTTGACCAATCCGGTTGACGCAATGACTTATACCGTCTTTAAAGAATCCGGTTTCCCGAAAAATCGAGTGGTTGGGCAATCCGGGGTCCTGGATACTGCACGATTCCGTACTTTTGCAGCAGAAGAATTGAATCTTTCTGTAAAAGATGTAACTGGCTTCGTTTTAGGGGGCCACGGGGACGATATGGTCCCGCTTGTCCGATATTCCTATGCTGGAGGAATCCCGCTGGAAAAATTGATTCCAAAGGACCGCTTGGATGCCATTGTGGAACGGACAAGAAAAGGCGGCGGAGAAATTGTCAATCTGCTGGGTAGTGGAAGCGCCTATTATGCTCCTGCAGCCGCTCTTGCTGAAATGTGCGAAGCTGTATTGAAAGATCAAAGAAGAGTCCTTCCAGCGATCGCTTATTTAGAGGGAGAGTATGGATTTAAAGGGATCTACTTAGGGGTTCCGACTATTATGGGCGGAAACGGATTGGAAAAAATCATCGAACTTGATTTGACAGAGGATGAGAGGGCAGCATTAGCTAAGTCAGCGGAGTCTGTTAAAAATGTAATGTCCTCATTGTCTCGTGAATAG
- the polA gene encoding DNA polymerase I: MSKTKKKLVLIDGNSIAYRAFFALPLLNNDKGIHTNAVYGFTMMLQRILDEEKPTHLLVAFDAGKTTFRHKTFTEYKGGRQKTPPELSEQFPFIRELLDAYQIKRYELENYEADDIIGTLSLQAEKDGFDVKVISGDKDLTQLSSDKTTVAITKKGITEIEEYTPEHIKEKYGLSPHQIIDMKGLMGDSSDNIPGVPGVGEKTAIKLLVQFDSLEKVLDSIDEVSGKKLKEKLEEFKDQAIMSKELATITREAPVELSVSDLQYDEWNVDKVVSIYKELGFNTLLEKMGTAGEAVQEEIKDLSFEIVKDLGEDHLTDRAALYVEILEDNYQHGQIIGLGLSNKNGNYFISAETALQSEKFKDWAKDEKKLKQVYDAKKSAVSLKLKGVELNGIDFDLLIASYILNPSESADDFASVAKRHGFHDIQSDEAVYGKGAKRKVPEEVETAEHIARKAAGLSAVADKCEEELKQNEQFELFTELELPLSLILAEMEAKGVSVDVDRLKDMGDDLRTRLKQIEEEIFRMAGEEFNINSPKQLGVVLFEKMGLPVIKKTKTGYSTSADVLEKLEPEHEIVRQILHYRQLGKLQSTYIEGLLKVVHPDTCKVHTRFNQALTQTGRLSSTDPNLQNIPIRLEEGRKIRQAFIPSQKGWVMFAADYSQIELRVLAHIAGDEKLIEAFNEDMDIHTKTAMDVFHVKKEEVTSNMRRQAKAVNFGIVYGISDYGLSQSLGITRKEAGEFIDRYLESFPGVKEYMADVVQEAKQKGYVSTLLHRRRYIPEITSRNFNLRSFAERTAMNTPIQGSAADIIKLAMIEMAKRLKVEKLQTRLLLQVHDELIFEAPEEEVEALKEIVPDVMEHAISLKVPLKVDYSYGPTWYDAK, from the coding sequence TTGAGTAAAACGAAAAAGAAACTTGTATTGATTGACGGAAACAGCATTGCCTATCGTGCTTTTTTTGCACTTCCGCTACTGAATAACGATAAAGGAATACATACGAACGCAGTGTACGGCTTTACGATGATGCTTCAGCGAATTTTAGATGAGGAAAAACCTACCCATTTGCTGGTTGCCTTTGATGCAGGAAAAACAACTTTCAGGCATAAAACGTTCACAGAATATAAAGGCGGTAGGCAAAAGACCCCTCCTGAACTATCTGAACAATTCCCATTCATCCGCGAATTGTTGGATGCCTATCAAATCAAACGATATGAACTTGAAAATTATGAGGCTGATGATATCATCGGCACACTTTCCCTTCAAGCTGAAAAAGACGGCTTTGATGTGAAGGTCATATCTGGAGATAAAGACTTGACTCAGTTAAGTTCAGACAAAACTACCGTTGCCATAACCAAAAAGGGAATTACTGAGATAGAAGAATATACACCGGAACACATTAAAGAAAAATATGGACTGTCTCCTCACCAAATCATTGATATGAAAGGATTGATGGGGGATTCATCAGACAACATCCCAGGGGTGCCGGGTGTTGGTGAAAAAACAGCAATCAAGCTTTTGGTCCAATTTGATTCACTTGAAAAAGTATTGGACTCCATTGATGAAGTGAGCGGCAAGAAGCTTAAGGAAAAACTGGAAGAATTCAAGGACCAGGCCATCATGAGCAAGGAGCTTGCAACGATTACAAGGGAAGCGCCTGTCGAATTGTCCGTTTCAGACCTTCAATATGATGAATGGAATGTGGACAAGGTCGTATCCATTTATAAAGAATTGGGTTTCAATACCCTTCTTGAAAAAATGGGAACAGCAGGGGAAGCTGTACAAGAAGAAATCAAGGATCTCTCATTTGAAATCGTAAAAGACCTGGGAGAGGACCACTTGACAGACCGTGCAGCCCTGTATGTTGAAATCCTTGAAGATAACTATCAGCATGGCCAAATCATCGGGCTTGGGTTAAGCAATAAAAACGGGAATTATTTCATTTCTGCTGAAACCGCCCTGCAATCAGAAAAATTCAAAGATTGGGCTAAAGATGAAAAGAAGCTTAAACAGGTTTATGATGCGAAAAAATCAGCCGTCTCCCTCAAGCTAAAAGGGGTTGAATTGAACGGGATTGATTTTGACCTGCTGATTGCTTCCTATATCTTGAATCCTTCTGAATCTGCAGATGATTTTGCTTCAGTTGCCAAGCGTCATGGCTTCCATGATATCCAATCGGATGAAGCTGTCTATGGAAAAGGGGCAAAGAGAAAGGTCCCTGAAGAAGTGGAAACCGCTGAGCATATTGCCAGAAAAGCTGCAGGACTTTCAGCTGTTGCTGATAAATGCGAGGAAGAATTGAAGCAGAATGAACAATTTGAATTATTTACAGAGTTAGAATTGCCTCTATCCCTTATCCTGGCAGAAATGGAGGCCAAAGGCGTTTCAGTGGATGTTGACCGGTTGAAAGATATGGGAGATGACCTGCGCACGAGGCTTAAACAAATAGAAGAAGAGATTTTTCGAATGGCTGGGGAAGAGTTCAATATCAACTCCCCAAAACAATTGGGCGTTGTATTGTTCGAAAAAATGGGTCTGCCAGTCATCAAGAAAACGAAAACCGGTTATTCCACTTCTGCAGATGTGCTTGAAAAACTGGAGCCGGAACACGAAATCGTACGTCAAATCCTTCACTATCGTCAGTTGGGCAAGCTCCAGTCGACATATATTGAAGGGCTGCTGAAGGTCGTACATCCTGACACTTGCAAAGTGCATACCCGATTCAACCAAGCTCTTACACAGACAGGAAGACTGAGTTCAACAGATCCGAATCTTCAAAACATCCCGATCCGTTTGGAGGAGGGAAGAAAAATCCGCCAGGCATTCATTCCTTCGCAAAAGGGATGGGTCATGTTTGCAGCCGATTATTCTCAAATCGAACTCCGGGTATTGGCTCATATCGCAGGAGATGAAAAACTGATTGAGGCTTTCAATGAAGATATGGACATTCATACGAAAACGGCTATGGACGTTTTTCATGTGAAAAAAGAGGAAGTTACCTCAAATATGAGAAGGCAGGCTAAAGCAGTCAACTTCGGAATTGTATACGGAATAAGCGACTACGGTTTATCGCAAAGCCTGGGGATTACAAGGAAAGAAGCAGGGGAATTCATTGATAGATACCTGGAAAGCTTCCCAGGGGTGAAAGAATATATGGCAGATGTTGTCCAAGAGGCAAAGCAAAAAGGTTATGTATCAACACTGCTGCATAGAAGAAGATACATTCCGGAAATAACAAGCAGGAATTTCAACTTGCGAAGCTTTGCTGAAAGAACGGCTATGAACACACCGATCCAAGGAAGTGCGGCTGATATCATCAAGCTTGCCATGATTGAAATGGCCAAGCGTCTAAAAGTTGAAAAGCTTCAAACAAGACTGCTTCTGCAGGTGCACGATGAATTAATCTTCGAAGCCCCTGAAGAAGAAGTTGAAGCATTGAAGGAAATTGTACCGGACGTCATGGAGCATGCGATATCACTTAAAGTTCCATTAAAGGTGGACTACTCCTACGGACCGACCTGGTACGACGCAAAATAG
- the pnpS gene encoding two-component system histidine kinase PnpS, giving the protein MNRFRKRLLFWLILLILIVFISLGILVGQLFKNFYTDSFNLRLKMDTSHLAEKIENGGGINKLDKKQLEFSSDLLSVRITVFNKNGDKLFDSGSARDREIRTFFNSIKSQDFLGQHVQGASDETQYYWESVKSPGNSLDGIVIVSTKLTQLKEVYGQIWLILALSLGFALAVIILLGTWIMTSYTKPIESATNVAIELSKGNYRARTFERQMNETGMLSSAINKLARNLQEMDMSQEMQKDRLSTLIENMGSGLILIDSRGYITMSNKIYQDLFSLDSDDFMFKPYYEVIKFKEIVRLVEEIFITEMNVRRQLVLSLNIERKHFEIYGAPIIGNHDEWNGILLVFHDITDLKKLEQMRKDFVANVSHELKTPITSIKGFSETLLDGAMNDQDTLKSFLTIILNESDRLQTLIKDLLDLSKIEQQGFKLNLQLFDLTNMMEEVMAILSSKAEDKKVSLSFSSDKNIEMEGDHFRLKQVFINLINNAIMYTPPEGSIHVGISDLGSKLKVEIADTGIGIEQEEIPRIFERFYRVDKARSRNSGGTGLGLAIVKHLIEAHKGYISVKSKKNEGTVFSVILYKEFPENKNS; this is encoded by the coding sequence ATGAATCGTTTCCGAAAGAGACTTCTGTTTTGGCTGATTTTATTGATTTTGATTGTTTTTATCTCCCTTGGGATCCTAGTCGGCCAGTTATTTAAAAATTTTTATACCGATTCCTTTAATTTACGATTGAAGATGGATACGTCCCATCTTGCCGAAAAAATCGAGAATGGCGGCGGCATCAATAAACTGGATAAAAAGCAATTGGAATTCAGCAGCGATTTATTATCTGTGAGAATCACGGTCTTTAACAAAAATGGGGATAAGCTCTTTGACAGCGGTAGCGCACGCGATAGGGAAATACGGACTTTTTTTAATTCAATTAAAAGCCAGGACTTCCTTGGCCAGCATGTGCAGGGGGCATCCGATGAAACTCAATATTACTGGGAGTCTGTAAAATCCCCTGGCAACTCCCTGGATGGCATCGTCATTGTCAGTACGAAGCTGACACAATTGAAGGAAGTCTATGGCCAAATTTGGCTGATTTTAGCCCTTTCCCTCGGTTTTGCCCTTGCTGTCATCATCCTGCTTGGAACATGGATCATGACGAGCTATACAAAACCGATTGAATCTGCAACGAATGTCGCCATTGAACTTTCCAAGGGGAACTATAGAGCCAGGACATTTGAGAGGCAAATGAATGAAACAGGCATGCTCAGTTCCGCAATCAACAAACTTGCAAGAAATCTGCAGGAAATGGATATGTCGCAGGAAATGCAGAAGGACAGATTGAGTACGCTGATTGAAAATATGGGAAGCGGGCTCATTTTGATCGATAGCCGTGGATATATCACGATGTCCAATAAAATCTATCAAGATCTTTTTTCGCTTGATTCTGATGACTTTATGTTCAAGCCTTATTATGAAGTGATCAAATTCAAAGAGATCGTCAGGCTGGTGGAAGAGATCTTTATCACGGAGATGAATGTCCGGAGACAGCTCGTCCTCTCCTTAAATATCGAACGCAAGCATTTTGAGATATATGGAGCTCCCATCATCGGTAATCATGATGAATGGAACGGGATCCTTCTCGTGTTCCACGATATTACCGATTTGAAAAAGCTTGAGCAGATGAGGAAGGACTTTGTCGCTAACGTGTCCCATGAATTAAAGACACCCATCACTTCCATTAAAGGGTTCTCTGAAACGCTGTTGGATGGTGCCATGAATGATCAGGATACTCTGAAATCATTCTTAACCATCATCTTAAATGAAAGCGACCGGCTCCAGACATTGATTAAGGATTTGCTGGACCTTTCGAAAATTGAACAGCAAGGATTCAAACTGAATCTCCAATTATTTGATTTAACCAATATGATGGAAGAAGTAATGGCGATTCTTTCCAGCAAGGCGGAAGATAAGAAAGTTTCGTTGTCCTTCTCTTCAGATAAGAATATCGAGATGGAGGGGGACCACTTCCGCCTTAAGCAAGTATTCATCAATCTGATTAATAATGCCATTATGTACACCCCGCCAGAGGGGAGCATCCATGTGGGGATTTCTGATCTTGGGTCAAAATTAAAAGTGGAGATTGCTGATACAGGCATTGGGATTGAGCAAGAAGAGATACCAAGAATATTCGAAAGGTTTTATCGAGTGGATAAAGCAAGAAGCAGAAATTCAGGCGGGACCGGCCTTGGCCTAGCCATCGTGAAGCATTTAATTGAGGCTCATAAGGGATATATTTCAGTAAAAAGCAAAAAAAATGAAGGCACTGTGTTTTCCGTCATCTTATACAAAGAATTTCCAGAAAACAAGAATTCTTAA
- the hflK gene encoding FtsH protease activity modulator HflK — translation MSLKRIYTLAGLAAAIILLGIVLFTSWYTVDESDQAVILTFGKAEDTIVEPGLHFKMPWPIQSVEKLSKETFSLQFGYEEKDGVVKEHRNDTKMITGDENIVLADLVVQWKISNPKKYLFNSDKPKELLYDSTSASLRSVIGSSKIDDALTSGKAEIEGKVRDSLASLIKKYDLGISILAVKLQDVELPNQEVRKAFTNVTDARETMNTKINEAKKYRNKAINEAQGEKDAIKSKAIGDKTARIQTARGDVALFNKLFEQYKTNPEITKDRLVIETLEKVLPNAEIYIMNDEGSTMKYLPIKPIEKEVPKVSEEGSGTP, via the coding sequence ATGAGCCTAAAGAGAATTTATACGCTTGCAGGATTGGCAGCAGCCATTATTTTGCTTGGTATTGTCTTATTCACTTCATGGTATACCGTGGATGAATCTGATCAAGCTGTGATTTTAACATTTGGAAAAGCGGAAGACACAATCGTAGAGCCCGGGCTTCATTTCAAAATGCCATGGCCGATACAATCAGTTGAAAAATTATCAAAAGAAACATTCAGTCTTCAGTTTGGCTATGAAGAAAAAGATGGGGTAGTCAAAGAACACCGAAATGATACGAAGATGATCACCGGGGATGAAAATATTGTTTTGGCCGATCTGGTTGTCCAATGGAAGATCAGCAACCCGAAAAAATATCTTTTTAATTCCGATAAACCGAAGGAATTATTGTATGATTCCACATCCGCTTCTTTAAGGAGTGTCATAGGCAGCTCTAAAATTGATGATGCCCTAACTTCAGGAAAAGCGGAAATTGAAGGGAAAGTCCGGGATTCATTGGCCTCCTTGATTAAGAAATATGATTTGGGAATCTCTATTCTCGCCGTTAAGCTACAGGATGTAGAATTGCCGAATCAAGAGGTAAGAAAAGCATTTACAAATGTAACAGATGCAAGAGAAACGATGAATACAAAAATCAATGAAGCCAAAAAGTACCGCAATAAAGCCATTAATGAGGCTCAAGGGGAAAAGGATGCCATCAAGTCAAAAGCGATTGGGGATAAAACCGCACGCATCCAGACAGCCCGCGGGGACGTTGCTTTATTCAATAAGCTTTTTGAACAGTATAAAACAAATCCTGAAATAACGAAGGATCGTCTCGTCATAGAAACGCTCGAAAAAGTACTCCCAAATGCCGAAATCTATATTATGAATGATGAAGGCAGTACAATGAAATATCTGCCAATCAAACCTATCGAGAAAGAAGTCCCTAAAGTTTCAGAGGAAGGGAGCGGAACACCATAA
- the mutM gene encoding DNA-formamidopyrimidine glycosylase produces the protein MPELPEVETVRRTLVELISGKTIGEVKVEWGKIIKLPDDVQEFCHLLKGQKIHSIGRRGKFLIFYLDDYALVSHLRMEGKYGLFQQKDPIDAHTHVFFTFTDGTELRYKDVRKFGTMHLFPKGKELMEAPLNKLGPEPFSEEFTAQWLFGRLQRTERVVKAVLLDQTAVVGLGNIYVDEVLFRAGIHPERKANSLSESEVEKIRNETILTLQEAVDKGGSTIRSYLNSQGQIGMFQLQLFVYGRKGEECKKCGSVIEKFSTAGRGTHICPNCQKMIH, from the coding sequence ATGCCTGAACTTCCAGAAGTAGAAACAGTCCGGCGTACACTTGTTGAACTTATATCCGGCAAGACAATCGGAGAGGTAAAAGTGGAATGGGGCAAAATAATCAAGCTGCCCGATGATGTCCAGGAATTCTGCCATTTGCTGAAGGGTCAGAAAATCCATTCCATCGGGAGAAGAGGAAAATTTCTTATTTTCTATTTAGACGATTATGCCCTTGTTTCTCATCTGCGTATGGAGGGGAAATATGGATTGTTTCAGCAAAAAGATCCCATTGATGCTCATACCCATGTTTTTTTCACATTTACGGATGGAACAGAATTAAGATATAAAGATGTCCGCAAATTTGGCACCATGCATTTATTTCCAAAGGGAAAAGAACTGATGGAGGCGCCATTGAATAAACTTGGCCCTGAACCCTTTTCTGAAGAATTTACCGCACAATGGCTTTTTGGACGACTCCAACGCACAGAGAGAGTGGTCAAAGCCGTACTTTTGGATCAAACTGCTGTTGTGGGGCTCGGAAATATTTACGTCGATGAAGTCCTGTTCCGTGCAGGCATACATCCTGAAAGAAAAGCAAACAGCCTATCTGAAAGCGAAGTGGAAAAAATCAGGAATGAAACGATTTTGACCCTTCAGGAGGCTGTGGATAAAGGGGGCAGCACGATTCGATCTTATTTGAACTCCCAGGGTCAGATCGGAATGTTCCAGCTGCAATTATTTGTCTACGGACGAAAAGGTGAAGAATGCAAAAAATGTGGTTCTGTGATTGAAAAATTTTCGACTGCCGGGAGAGGGACCCATATCTGTCCTAATTGCCAAAAAATGATTCATTGA
- the hflC gene encoding protease modulator HflC, with amino-acid sequence MDDQTIMNRNESQKTGMEWRKYVKSGLLLLLFIVILGILFANVFIVKEGEYKVVRQFGEVVRIEDAPGIKFKIPFVQSVSTLPKYQMSYDVSEAEINTKDKKRMIIDNYAVWKIVDPKMMITNARSVIGAETRMEEFIYSVVRAELGQLNYDEIINDENSSRGSLNDRVTEKVNELLKNDHYGIRVTDVRMKRTDLPNENEKSVYTRMISERESKAQEYLSQGDAQKNRIIAETDREVKELISKANADAEVVRGEGEGEAAKIYNQSFSKDPEFYQLFRTLESYKKTINEKTVIVLPADSPYARMLQGYSN; translated from the coding sequence ATGGATGATCAAACAATCATGAATAGAAACGAAAGCCAGAAGACCGGGATGGAATGGAGAAAATATGTGAAATCCGGCTTGCTGCTGCTCCTTTTCATTGTCATACTGGGCATTCTCTTTGCAAATGTATTCATTGTAAAAGAAGGAGAATACAAGGTTGTCAGACAGTTTGGGGAAGTAGTGAGAATAGAAGACGCTCCAGGGATCAAATTCAAAATTCCATTTGTGCAAAGTGTTTCTACTTTGCCGAAATATCAAATGTCCTATGATGTTTCAGAAGCGGAGATCAATACAAAAGATAAAAAGAGGATGATCATCGACAACTATGCCGTATGGAAGATTGTCGATCCGAAAATGATGATTACGAATGCCCGCTCTGTCATCGGAGCTGAGACAAGGATGGAAGAATTCATTTATTCAGTTGTCCGTGCAGAATTGGGACAGTTGAACTATGATGAAATCATCAATGATGAGAACTCCTCAAGAGGAAGCCTGAATGATCGTGTGACAGAAAAAGTGAATGAGCTTTTGAAAAACGATCATTATGGAATCAGGGTGACGGACGTACGGATGAAAAGAACGGACCTTCCGAATGAAAATGAAAAATCTGTCTATACCCGGATGATTTCTGAACGTGAATCAAAAGCACAGGAATATCTGTCCCAGGGCGATGCTCAGAAAAACCGCATCATTGCTGAGACGGACAGGGAAGTGAAGGAGCTTATTTCCAAAGCAAACGCAGATGCAGAAGTGGTGAGAGGTGAAGGAGAAGGGGAAGCAGCTAAGATCTATAATCAATCCTTCTCAAAAGATCCTGAGTTCTATCAATTATTCAGGACCCTGGAATCGTACAAAAAAACCATCAACGAAAAGACTGTCATCGTCCTTCCTGCTGATTCGCCTTATGCACGGATGCTGCAGGGGTATTCCAATTAA
- a CDS encoding MaoC/PaaZ C-terminal domain-containing protein translates to MLLGKKRKMGRKIEEMTVGEKLTLTEKIEDKDLLLFLGLTNDANPLYIQHDYASQTPYKKPIVPSIMLTGIITSAISKYLPGPGSHILKQEIDFPKPVYHYATVQFLFEVTEVSLTNKTVTINVHATNEEDQTVVTGTLTVCPPHKMNGMNGTALENF, encoded by the coding sequence ATGCTGCTTGGCAAAAAGAGAAAAATGGGCAGGAAAATAGAAGAAATGACAGTTGGAGAAAAGCTGACATTAACTGAAAAAATCGAAGATAAAGATCTATTGCTCTTCCTTGGTTTGACGAATGATGCAAATCCTTTATATATCCAGCATGATTATGCATCACAAACTCCATACAAGAAACCGATCGTCCCTTCCATCATGCTGACAGGGATCATTACATCGGCAATATCAAAATATCTTCCTGGTCCCGGATCGCACATCCTCAAACAGGAAATCGATTTTCCAAAGCCTGTATACCACTATGCTACAGTTCAATTCTTATTTGAAGTGACTGAAGTGAGTCTGACAAATAAGACAGTCACCATCAATGTCCACGCAACAAATGAAGAAGATCAAACAGTAGTGACAGGAACATTGACCGTTTGTCCACCACATAAAATGAATGGAATGAACGGCACTGCACTGGAAAACTTTTAA